A window of Rhododendron vialii isolate Sample 1 chromosome 11a, ASM3025357v1 contains these coding sequences:
- the LOC131307767 gene encoding protein EXORDIUM-like 5, producing the protein MAAVSSPFPSLPNQTKPNQIPTLDPFFAISIPYTSLLSPHPFTFLHPPSPSTIPKCEKQRPSIMSLFSFLFFFLLLTHTLFTASSALSSPATPVQTLDINPQYYNPKLPPRTLSSSKKFEGSSNLVNLRYHMGPVLSSPINIYLIWYGKWTPTQQLLIKDFLLSISTSNHRAAPSPSVSDWWQTVSLYTDQTGANISRSVLIAGEYSDRVYSHGTDLTRLSIQQVIASAVRSKPFPVDHKNGIYLILTSEDVTVQDFCRAVCGFHYFTFPSMVGYTLPYAWVGNSGKQCPEVCAYPFAIPGYMAGGGASALSPPNSDVGVDGMISVIGHELAELSSNPLVNAWYAGEDPTAPTEIGDLCEGLYGTGGGGGYIGQVMRDKAGRSYNLKGRRGRKFLVQWIWSPVLKACAGPNALD; encoded by the coding sequence ATGGCAGCTGTCTCCAGCCCATTTCCCTCtctcccaaaccaaaccaaaccaaaccaaatcccCACTCTCGATCCCTTCTTTGCTATAAGTATCCCCTAcacttctctcctctctcctcacCCCTTTACTTTCCTCCACCCACCGTCTCCCTCAACGATACCCAAGTGCGAGAAACAGAGACCATCGATCATGTCTctcttttccttcttgtttttctttcttcttctgaCCCACACCTTGTTTACTGCCTCCTCTGCACTTTCCTCCCCCGCAACACCAGTCCAAACACTGGACATAAATCCCCAATACTACAACCCCAAGCTCCCACCCAGAACTCTCTCTTCCTCCAAGAAATTCGAGGGCTCTTCCAACCTCGTCAACCTCCGCTACCACATGGGTCCCGTCCTCTCCTCCCCCATCAACATCTACCTCATCTGGTACGGCAAATGGACCCCAACCCAACAGCTCCTCATCAAGGACTTCCTCCTCTCCATCTCCACCTCCAACCACCGCGCCGCGCCCTCCCCCTCCGTCTCCGACTGGTGGCAAACCGTCTCCCTCTACACCGACCAGACCGGCGCCAACATATCCCGATCCGTCCTCATCGCCGGCGAGTACTCCGACCGCGTCTACTCCCACGGCACCGATCTCACCCGCCTCTCCATCCAGCAAGTCATAGCCTCCGCCGTCCGATCCAAACCCTTCCCCGTCGATCACAAGAACGGGATCTACCTCATCCTAACCTCCGAGGACGTCACCGTACAGGATTTCTGCCGTGCAGTTTGCGGGTTCCACTACTTCACCTTCCCGTCCATGGTGGGCTACACCCTGCCCTACGCCTGGGTGGGAAATTCGGGAAAGCAATGCCCGGAAGTGTGTGCGTACCCGTTTGCAATTCCGGGTTACATGGCGGGCGGTGGGGCGAGTGCGCTGTCCCCACCGAATTCGGACGTGGGCGTGGACGGGATGATCAGTGTGATAGGTCACGAGCTAGCAGAGCTATCGTCGAACCCGCTGGTGAACGCTTGGTATGCGGGTGAGGACCCGACCGCCCCGACAGAGATAGGGGATTTGTGTGAGGGTTTGTACGGAACGGGTGGTGGGGGCGGGTATATAGGGCAGGTGATGAGGGATAAAGCGGGTCGGAGTTATAATCTGAAGGGGAGGAGGGGTAGAAAGTTTTTGGTACAGTGGATTTGGAGCCCTGTGTTGAAGGCTTGTGCTGGTCCAAATGCCTTGGACTGA
- the LOC131307197 gene encoding uncharacterized protein LOC131307197, with protein MCTYHKERGHYSTQCPPFKRYLEELAAARHLNKWIDVRRNPLPPPPHVIGNLVSVIQGLVSEGRATELRSKIDRVVASLSVCNVGASGKRKWDDPSFGSTITFSPDDLTGVQFPHTDALVVTVAIEKSTVQRVLIDQGSSADVMFYSTFQSLGLSPTQLRTASTPLVSFTGAPVWPLGLITLPVRAGSRVLEIEFVVVASPSPYNVILGRTWLHEMKAVALTFHQVVKFIGWNGLQESLRGDQIQSKKCYISTVTNKQSCMDVQCVEATPVPIIEDVGVPAERRSTEELIRFSIPGGEGRYVLIGSSLSVAEREEMYDFLTRNIEVFAWTPQDMPGVDPSFAMHSLNVDPSRRPAVQKVRRSSAAHIEVVMTEVDQLLEAGVIREVLYPSWLANPVVVPKKNGKLRVCVDYTNLNDACPMDRFPLPWIEQMVDATAGCERLSFMDAYRGYHQIALDLEDQKKTAFISPQGTYCYKVVPFGLKNAGATFQRSITKMFPGMLGKIVEAYIDDLVCRSTFARDHLRDLGEVFAVLKRRKLRLDAEKCAFGVSSGKFLGHIMSRRGIQADPTQIQAVQNLRAPTTIKEVQRLTRMVAALNRFI; from the coding sequence ATGTGCACGTATCACAAGGAGCGCGGCCACTACTCCACGCAATGCCCACCTTTCAAACGGTATCTTGAAGAGCTAGCAGCAGCGAGGCATCTAAATAAGTGGATTGACGTTCGGCGAAAtccacttccaccacctccCCATGTTATCGGCAACCTTGTAAGCGTTATACAAGGGTTGGTTTCCGAAGGAAGGGCTACCGAGCTTCGTTCAAAAATTGATAGAGTCGTCGCCTCTTTATCCGTTTGCAACGTTGGCGCTTCGGGAAAACGAAAATGGGACGATCCGAGCTTCGGTAGCACTATTACTTTTTCACCCGACGACTTGACAGGTGTGCAATTTCCTCATACAGACGCCCTCGTTGTCACTGTTGCTATTGAAAAGTCAACCGTTCAACGGGTATTGATAGACCAAGGAAGCTCGGCGGACGTGATGTTTTATTCAACATTCCAGAGCCTCGGATTATCTCCCACTCAACTTCGAACAGCGTCAACTCCCCTCGTCAGTTTTACTGGAGCCCCGGTTTGGCCGCTCGGCTTGATCACCCTCCCCGTGCGAGCTGGATCACGGGTTCTTGAAATCGAGTTTGTGGTGGTCGCTTCTCCCAGTCCATACAACGTGATACTCGGCCGAACCTGGTTGCACGAGATGAAAGCAGTCGCTTTAACCTTTCACCAGGTGGTAAAGTTTATCGGGTGGAATGGACTTCAGGAGAGCCTCCGAGGGGATCAAATCCAATCgaagaaatgctacatcagcactgtCACAAACAAACAGAGCTGTATGGACGTACAATGCGTGGAAGCCACTCCCGTTCCTATAATCGAAGATGTGGGAGTTCCGGCTGAACGAAGATCTACCGAGGAGTTAATACGCTTCTCAATCCCTGGGGGCGAAGGAAGATATGTTTTAATTGGGAGCTCTCTGAGCGTGGCCGAACGCGAGGAGATGTATGACTTCCTCACGCGGAACATagaagtttttgcttggactCCACAAGACATGCCGGGTGTGGATCCTTCGTTCGCCATGCACTCATTGAATGTCGATCCAAGTAGGCGGCCGGCGGTGCAGAAAGTCCGACGCTCATCCGCCGCACATATCGAAGTTGTAATGACAGAAGTGGATCAACTGTTGGAGGCAGGCGTCATTCGGGAAGTCTTATATCCTTCTTGGCTTGCCAATCCTGTAGTCGTACCGAAGAAAAACGGGAAACTAAGGGTTTGTGTTGATTAcacaaacctcaacgacgcttgtcctaTGGATAGATTTCCCCTTCCTTGGATTGAACAAATGGTGGACGCAACTGCAGGGTGCGAACGCTTGAGCTTTATGGATGCCTATCGAGGCTATCACCAAATAGCGTTGGATCTGGAAGATCAGAAGAAGACGGCTTTTATTTCTCCTCAGGGCACTTACTGCTACAAGGTCGTTCCGTTCGGCCTGAAGAATGCTGGAGCAACCTTCCAACGCTCCATCACAAAGATGTTTCCCGGAATGCTCGGCAAAATAGTGGAAGCTTATATCGATGATCTGGTTTGCAGAAGCACGTTTGCTCGGGACCACCTTCGGGACTTGGGAGAGGTCTTCGCGGTTTTGAAGCGGCGGAAGTTGCGCCTCGACGCtgagaagtgtgcgtttggtGTAAGTTCGGGGAAGTTCCTCGGTCACATAATGAGCCGCCGAGGAATCCAAGCTGATCCCACACAGATCCAGGCCGTGCAAAATCTCCGAGCTCCCACTACTATCAAAGAAGTACAACGACTTACAAGAATGGTGGCTGCCTTGAACCGCTTCATCTGA